The following proteins are co-located in the Clostridiales bacterium genome:
- a CDS encoding enoyl-CoA hydratase/isomerase family protein, protein MMKDNLMEVKMTQRITNAGYVKWPTFEEIKEMFKEHFIMDRREDGVVTVRMHCQGGPLIWSMELHDAIGKMWRLLGTDRDTEMIIFTGTGNIWVSDFEAASWAPEGDNAGETRYTHMFVDGRRMIITMIQDTEVPTLGVLSGSGGHIELACMCDFCIAADDITVLDPHMLPGINNVPGDGIQSCFMELMPTRQAVWYLMTGDKLTAEQLVQFGLVSEIVPREKLMDRAYEIADLLMAQNRIARRLATQVVRRPWKKRIIDDLDCAFGTEMFGMFCADELHSNLLSMIDYLGMTDKIDPPFVGKIR, encoded by the coding sequence ATGATGAAGGATAACTTAATGGAGGTTAAAATGACACAGAGAATTACAAATGCAGGCTATGTAAAATGGCCTACTTTCGAAGAAATTAAGGAAATGTTCAAAGAACATTTTATCATGGACAGAAGAGAAGACGGCGTTGTTACGGTTCGGATGCACTGTCAGGGCGGTCCACTGATCTGGTCCATGGAACTCCACGATGCCATCGGTAAGATGTGGAGACTTTTGGGAACAGACCGTGATACAGAAATGATCATCTTCACAGGAACCGGAAACATCTGGGTGTCAGATTTTGAAGCAGCAAGCTGGGCTCCAGAAGGAGACAATGCAGGCGAAACAAGATACACCCATATGTTTGTTGACGGCAGACGCATGATCATCACTATGATACAGGACACAGAAGTGCCTACCCTTGGCGTACTGAGCGGCTCCGGCGGCCACATTGAGCTTGCCTGTATGTGCGACTTCTGTATCGCTGCAGATGACATCACTGTTCTCGATCCTCATATGCTCCCAGGAATAAACAATGTTCCCGGTGATGGCATTCAGAGCTGCTTTATGGAATTGATGCCCACGAGACAGGCCGTTTGGTATCTGATGACCGGCGATAAGCTGACAGCCGAGCAGCTAGTTCAGTTTGGACTGGTATCAGAAATCGTTCCAAGAGAAAAGCTCATGGATCGTGCTTATGAAATCGCTGATCTTCTCATGGCGCAAAACCGTATTGCAAGACGCCTTGCTACGCAGGTTGTTCGCCGCCCCTGGAAAAAGAGAATCATCGATGATCTTGACTGTGCTTTTGGAACAGAGATGTTTGGTATGTTCTGTGCAGACGAGCTTCATTCAAATCTGCTGTCCATGATTGATTATCTGGGAATGACGGACAAGATCGATCCTCCTTTTGTAGGAAAAATCAGATAG
- a CDS encoding LysR family transcriptional regulator: MNQMDLNQLKYFREVAKTGNMSKAAQDLYITQPNLSRSIARLEKEIGACLFDHRKGKIVLNEYGRAFLSSVELIFSELNFGVQTVRRLYETSQNNLSLACTIDGFLCDVLKDFFLSNPTIGIKQLNLTPDEVMGRLLDHTLSLAVTSYEIQHEQIATQLLGQEEYVLLMHQSHPLARNTELSISQLANQKFICDASRLDLQNLIKICAKADFYPNVAYEVQNSGLTYQLLEENAGIAFTPFPQYVVMRKLCSNSAVRYVKIKDDIPKAIIAVVHHKNYVFNSAGIEFVEFLRYWLQRENNVLNEFRDMPQTI; this comes from the coding sequence ATGAATCAAATGGATTTAAATCAATTGAAATATTTTCGTGAAGTTGCGAAAACCGGCAATATGTCTAAAGCAGCGCAGGATTTATATATTACGCAGCCAAACCTCAGCAGAAGCATTGCGAGACTGGAAAAGGAAATCGGCGCATGCCTTTTTGACCATCGAAAGGGAAAAATCGTGCTTAATGAATATGGCAGAGCCTTTTTATCCAGCGTGGAGCTAATCTTTTCAGAGTTAAACTTTGGCGTTCAGACCGTGCGCAGGTTATACGAGACAAGTCAGAACAACCTCTCTCTGGCCTGTACCATTGATGGATTTTTATGTGACGTACTCAAAGATTTTTTTCTTTCAAATCCAACCATTGGAATTAAACAACTAAATTTAACACCGGACGAGGTGATGGGGCGTTTGCTGGATCATACGCTGTCTTTGGCTGTAACTTCTTATGAAATTCAGCACGAGCAAATTGCCACACAGTTGCTTGGCCAAGAGGAATATGTGCTGTTGATGCATCAATCCCATCCGTTGGCAAGAAATACGGAGCTCTCAATTTCCCAATTAGCAAACCAGAAATTTATATGTGATGCATCACGGCTGGATCTGCAAAACCTGATCAAGATCTGTGCAAAAGCGGACTTCTACCCCAATGTGGCATATGAGGTACAAAATTCCGGGCTGACCTATCAGCTGCTGGAAGAAAATGCAGGAATCGCTTTTACACCGTTTCCCCAGTATGTTGTGATGAGGAAGCTTTGTTCGAACAGCGCGGTCCGGTATGTAAAAATCAAAGATGATATCCCCAAGGCGATTATCGCCGTAGTCCACCATAAGAATTATGTGTTCAACAGTGCCGGGATTG
- a CDS encoding phosphate butyryltransferase, which yields MEKRKSIPIRYIQRAILPLRRLSIIQAFLLRERSTFMYESFQALKETCLDSSAMKKRIVVAGAADEHALEAVFLAQEKGYVTPILIGNHDEVSRLVAQLGFEDAPYEIEHCSSETNPSSVAVGLIREGRGDFILKGKMETKDLLKPILNKESGLNAGGFITHFGIMELKGYHKLLAMSDSAVIPYPSLEDKIQITKLCSKALMKLGYENPVIGALCAVETINPKMPETLDAQQLQQLSEDGAFGAGIVVGPISFDLATRKEAAVIKGYPSPYAGEVDMLLVPNMVTGNVMSKIWNGDPENILAGCLIGADVPIALTSRSASMNEKLYSILLCTLLSGSKA from the coding sequence ATGGAGAAGAGGAAATCCATCCCTATACGGTATATCCAAAGGGCTATTCTTCCATTGAGGAGATTATCAATAATCCAAGCTTTCTTGCTTAGGGAAAGGAGTACCTTCATGTATGAAAGTTTTCAAGCACTAAAAGAAACATGCCTTGATTCCTCAGCAATGAAGAAGCGTATCGTAGTAGCCGGTGCTGCAGATGAGCACGCTCTGGAAGCGGTCTTTCTTGCTCAGGAAAAAGGCTATGTTACTCCAATACTGATAGGGAACCATGATGAGGTATCCCGGCTTGTGGCTCAGCTGGGATTTGAAGACGCACCCTATGAAATTGAGCATTGCTCCTCCGAGACCAATCCATCTTCTGTTGCAGTGGGGCTGATCCGCGAAGGCCGAGGTGACTTTATCCTAAAGGGAAAAATGGAGACAAAAGATCTTCTAAAACCCATTCTCAACAAGGAATCGGGTCTGAACGCAGGCGGCTTTATCACGCATTTTGGCATTATGGAGTTGAAGGGCTACCACAAGCTCCTCGCCATGAGCGACAGCGCGGTAATTCCCTATCCCTCTCTTGAAGATAAAATTCAAATCACGAAGCTCTGTTCAAAAGCTCTAATGAAGCTTGGATACGAGAATCCGGTAATTGGCGCCCTTTGCGCTGTAGAAACGATCAATCCCAAGATGCCGGAAACCCTGGATGCACAGCAGCTTCAGCAGCTCTCTGAGGATGGCGCCTTTGGAGCAGGCATCGTCGTAGGGCCGATATCCTTTGATCTTGCCACACGGAAGGAAGCCGCTGTCATCAAAGGGTATCCCTCCCCTTATGCAGGAGAAGTGGATATGCTTTTAGTACCCAATATGGTCACCGGCAATGTTATGAGCAAGATCTGGAACGGAGATCCTGAGAATATCCTTGCAGGCTGCCTGATCGGTGCGGATGTCCCCATTGCCCTTACCTCCAGAAGCGCTTCGATGAACGAGAAACTCTATTCAATTTTACTATGTACTTTGTTGAGCGGAAGTAAAGCGTGA
- the buk gene encoding butyrate kinase: MKKIFTINCGSTSTKVAYFHDDILMSKVSLDISSEQLKQMPKTLQQLELRTGQVRAFLTENHLDPKEFDIIVARAGTIPAVPTDGAYEVNALMLASVTYAPEAQHASTLSCLIANELVKDLAVPVIIYDPTCVDSADPIAKITGIPEITNMPVAHLLNTKMAGITYAESINKNYKDLNLIIVQLGGGITLGFHDHGRIADWIYDDEGPMSPQRAGRIPTRYLANLCYNSKLTLQEMRMYLCGQSGLSAYFGTQDVRDVEKLIESGDEKAELVLHALAYGVAKGIGELSVIRGGEVDQIILTGGIAYSERITKWINELVHFIAPVTVIPGEKEMEALAAGGLRVLNGEEEIHPYTVYPKGYSSIEEIINNPSFLA, from the coding sequence ATGAAGAAAATATTTACCATAAACTGTGGTTCGACTTCAACGAAAGTCGCATATTTTCATGATGACATTCTAATGAGTAAAGTATCTTTGGACATTTCTTCAGAGCAGCTGAAGCAGATGCCTAAGACATTGCAGCAGCTTGAGCTGAGGACTGGCCAAGTCAGAGCGTTCCTAACGGAAAATCATTTAGACCCCAAGGAGTTTGACATCATTGTTGCCAGAGCAGGTACCATTCCTGCGGTCCCCACAGATGGTGCCTATGAAGTGAATGCGCTCATGCTTGCATCAGTAACCTATGCACCGGAAGCGCAGCATGCATCTACCCTCTCCTGCCTCATTGCAAATGAGCTTGTAAAGGACCTTGCGGTCCCAGTTATCATCTACGATCCAACCTGTGTAGATTCTGCAGACCCCATTGCAAAGATTACGGGTATTCCTGAGATTACCAACATGCCGGTAGCCCATCTGCTGAATACAAAGATGGCAGGAATCACTTACGCCGAATCCATTAACAAAAACTACAAGGATTTGAACCTGATCATCGTTCAGCTTGGCGGTGGAATTACCCTTGGGTTTCATGATCATGGCAGAATTGCTGACTGGATTTATGATGACGAGGGTCCCATGTCACCCCAGCGGGCCGGAAGAATTCCCACCAGATATTTGGCCAACCTCTGTTACAACAGCAAGCTGACGCTGCAGGAAATGCGCATGTATCTCTGCGGTCAAAGCGGTCTTTCCGCTTATTTCGGTACACAAGACGTGAGAGATGTGGAGAAGCTGATTGAATCCGGTGACGAGAAGGCTGAGCTGGTACTTCATGCGCTTGCCTATGGTGTGGCAAAAGGGATTGGTGAGCTTTCCGTAATTCGGGGAGGCGAGGTGGATCAGATCATCTTAACCGGTGGAATCGCCTACTCTGAGCGTATTACAAAATGGATCAACGAACTTGTTCACTTTATTGCACCCGTTACGGTTATCCCCGGAGAAAAAGAGATGGAAGCACTTGCTGCCGGTGGTCTTCGGGTTCTGAATGGAGAAGAGGAAATCCATCCCTATACGGTATATCCAAAGGGCTATTCTTCCATTGAGGAGATTATCAATAATCCAAGCTTTCTTGCTTAG
- the htpG gene encoding molecular chaperone HtpG — MSEQSGFLSIESKNIFTILKKWLYTEQDIVFRELISNAADAVEKFSSLQQDEVDGRGAVRDARDAYSEGKYLAEKYAGEISVTLDAEKNRIIISDNGIGMTRDEIDRYINQIAFSGAADFIQHYNEDQKNKIIGHFGVGFYSAFMIADHVAIETRSWQNGASSVRWDCRSDMSYQTTEGTRAEHGTDVILYLNESHPYVNQEGTLKADAVYEIIKKYFAFLKTKIYLDGPDFDHILVNDPDPIWKKPEHEIQSEDMKQFYKEFYDDISDPLFWIQFESADIGVKGIIFFRNTKNQTEELDGCFRIYNQGVYIGENIKELVPRFVNLQSGIIECTDLPMVVSRANIRGEEQINDVISLIYECLSQEVTIGLNHLFESKRQEYEAYWPHLNAFVKYGILQDKIFASVMTRKVVFEDLYGGHLTIGEYLQGDRIAPNADLRETHDIDAGGAKEQITVYYASDAIEQAHYIRIFKQCGLNALLFDHVIDQPFLRRQELVHPGTKFIRIDSDMEALLQGSLTPEDEADAALLTKKIQNAVGERLGRLELKVSKLEQRGITTLILHDEKSRRMADMLEIYGMLGAGDVSAKEAQSKSTLLVNLNNDILQHVAHTEDEAQAYLILNQLFDLALMSQGAMNTDYVGDFIARSEAIIGQYIQR; from the coding sequence GTGAGCGAACAGAGCGGATTTCTATCAATAGAGAGTAAAAATATATTTACCATTTTGAAAAAATGGCTTTACACAGAGCAGGACATTGTTTTTCGAGAACTGATTTCGAATGCGGCAGATGCCGTTGAAAAGTTTTCTTCGCTGCAGCAGGACGAAGTTGATGGCAGAGGTGCCGTCAGGGATGCAAGAGATGCTTACTCAGAAGGGAAGTATCTTGCAGAAAAATACGCAGGTGAAATAAGCGTAACACTTGATGCTGAGAAAAACAGGATCATCATATCGGATAATGGAATTGGAATGACGAGAGATGAGATTGACCGATATATCAACCAAATCGCTTTTTCCGGTGCAGCAGATTTTATACAGCATTACAATGAGGACCAAAAGAATAAGATCATCGGCCATTTTGGCGTGGGTTTTTATTCTGCGTTTATGATTGCAGATCATGTTGCAATTGAAACAAGATCCTGGCAGAATGGTGCTTCCTCAGTGCGCTGGGACTGCCGCTCGGACATGTCCTATCAGACGACAGAAGGGACAAGGGCTGAACACGGTACGGATGTAATCCTGTATCTAAATGAAAGTCATCCTTATGTTAATCAAGAGGGAACGCTTAAAGCAGATGCGGTTTATGAGATCATAAAAAAATATTTTGCTTTTCTAAAAACGAAAATTTATTTGGACGGGCCAGATTTTGACCATATTTTAGTGAATGACCCTGACCCAATCTGGAAGAAGCCGGAACACGAAATTCAGTCAGAGGACATGAAGCAATTCTACAAAGAATTCTACGATGATATATCTGATCCTCTTTTCTGGATTCAGTTTGAAAGTGCGGATATCGGTGTTAAGGGAATTATATTTTTCCGGAACACAAAAAATCAGACGGAGGAATTGGATGGCTGCTTCCGAATATACAATCAAGGGGTATATATCGGAGAAAATATCAAAGAGCTTGTGCCCAGATTTGTCAATCTTCAGAGCGGAATCATCGAATGTACCGATCTGCCCATGGTGGTATCCCGTGCAAATATCAGGGGAGAAGAACAGATTAATGATGTGATCAGCCTGATCTACGAATGCCTCTCTCAGGAGGTAACCATCGGTTTGAACCATCTGTTTGAATCCAAACGGCAGGAGTATGAAGCCTACTGGCCGCATTTAAACGCGTTTGTAAAATACGGAATTCTTCAGGATAAAATCTTTGCATCGGTCATGACCAGGAAGGTTGTATTCGAAGATCTATACGGCGGGCATCTGACCATTGGAGAATATCTCCAGGGTGATCGCATCGCACCGAACGCAGATTTACGGGAAACCCATGATATTGATGCCGGGGGAGCAAAGGAGCAGATAACAGTTTATTACGCATCAGATGCAATAGAGCAAGCTCATTATATTCGTATTTTTAAGCAATGCGGGCTCAATGCGCTCCTATTTGATCATGTGATCGATCAGCCATTTCTGCGCAGACAGGAGTTGGTTCATCCCGGTACGAAATTCATACGAATTGATTCCGATATGGAAGCACTGCTGCAAGGAAGCCTCACACCAGAGGATGAGGCTGATGCGGCACTGCTGACGAAGAAAATACAAAATGCAGTGGGTGAGCGTCTTGGCAGGCTGGAACTAAAGGTTTCCAAGCTGGAGCAGAGAGGGATTACAACGCTGATCCTTCACGATGAGAAATCACGCCGTATGGCGGACATGCTGGAGATCTACGGTATGCTGGGGGCAGGGGATGTCTCTGCAAAGGAAGCCCAGTCGAAAAGCACGCTGCTTGTGAATCTCAACAATGATATCCTTCAGCATGTTGCCCATACTGAGGATGAGGCTCAGGCCTACCTGATTCTTAACCAGCTTTTCGACCTGGCACTGATGAGCCAGGGGGCAATGAACACGGACTATGTTGGAGATTTTATCGCAAGAAGTGAAGCGATCATCGGCCAATACATTCAACGGTAA
- a CDS encoding OFA family MFS transporter encodes MSNQTAMATNTTKSNFGTKGWLMIVFAGLMFYFYSGFCTDGLNIIVINFAMSNHLEVPQVLAITTPAAWFGIIGSIFWAVFADKKSLRLTLLVTSVIGGISFMLYSFVHTITGFFIITSLVNFMGMGFTFTVANSLMAKWFPIKKGLALGWATMGQNMASATFIPLFLLIMHKLSLGGSFVIWGIILMVVGILGWFIIRDTPEELGCAPDNGQFTKEEIEANFREIQDYKSPWTPVKLIANKQTWLIGLGYGIYILVTVALVSQLIPRLMASGWPIEKATAMMSVAAVLGLFGSYGTGWMDQKIGTKITSVLYGVWYLIALVLCAIPNPSDMILYASIFFTGVGIGGIGNLFPSMAATVFGRYDFIRSMAVLNPITGVVRSFAFVIIAVGMVRLGGYSGAYGIIAALDIIGIFLVSRIDDACIGKH; translated from the coding sequence ATGAGTAATCAAACGGCTATGGCAACGAACACTACAAAAAGTAATTTTGGCACAAAAGGATGGTTAATGATTGTATTCGCCGGGTTAATGTTCTACTTCTATTCCGGTTTCTGTACAGATGGGCTGAACATAATTGTTATCAATTTCGCAATGTCGAATCACCTAGAGGTTCCTCAGGTTCTTGCAATTACAACGCCCGCTGCATGGTTTGGTATTATCGGTTCTATTTTCTGGGCTGTATTTGCGGATAAGAAAAGTCTGAGACTGACATTATTGGTTACTTCGGTCATCGGAGGCATCAGTTTTATGCTCTATTCGTTCGTCCATACAATTACTGGATTTTTTATCATTACTTCGCTGGTAAATTTCATGGGCATGGGCTTCACCTTCACGGTAGCAAACTCACTGATGGCAAAATGGTTTCCAATAAAAAAGGGCCTCGCTTTGGGCTGGGCAACCATGGGCCAGAATATGGCTTCCGCCACGTTTATTCCTTTATTCCTGCTCATTATGCACAAATTGTCTCTTGGCGGGTCGTTTGTAATCTGGGGAATTATACTTATGGTAGTGGGTATCCTTGGCTGGTTTATTATTCGTGATACTCCGGAAGAACTGGGCTGTGCCCCGGATAACGGTCAGTTCACGAAAGAGGAGATCGAAGCTAATTTCAGGGAAATACAGGATTATAAGTCACCATGGACCCCAGTAAAATTAATTGCCAATAAGCAAACCTGGCTCATCGGTTTGGGCTATGGAATCTATATTCTTGTTACAGTAGCGCTGGTCAGCCAACTCATCCCTCGTCTCATGGCTTCAGGCTGGCCCATTGAAAAAGCAACGGCAATGATGTCTGTCGCAGCAGTACTTGGATTGTTTGGAAGCTATGGCACGGGCTGGATGGATCAGAAAATCGGTACTAAAATAACTTCTGTTCTTTACGGAGTCTGGTATCTGATCGCGCTTGTTCTTTGCGCCATACCAAATCCAAGCGACATGATCCTTTATGCGTCCATCTTCTTTACGGGAGTTGGAATTGGCGGCATCGGCAATCTCTTTCCATCCATGGCTGCTACTGTGTTTGGTCGGTATGATTTTATTCGCTCCATGGCCGTCCTCAATCCTATCACCGGTGTTGTCCGCTCCTTTGCATTTGTAATTATTGCCGTTGGCATGGTCAGGCTGGGAGGATACAGCGGTGCATATGGCATCATCGCAGCACTGGACATTATTGGAATCTTCCTGGTTTCCAGAATCGACGATGCCTGTATCGGAAAACATTAA